In the genome of Aridibaculum aurantiacum, one region contains:
- a CDS encoding DUF983 domain-containing protein — protein sequence METITIPQADNKEMTSSERAPSILNLFACKCPRCRKGDMFQDKNPWHLKNTMKMNKECPVCEQPLDIEVGFYFGSSYVSYAFTVAFSVFTFVAWWFTIGFSLYDDRIIYWLAVNAFLLVAAQPYFMRVARTGWLAFFVRYDKNWCTKPPQPLERTNKDQENNW from the coding sequence ATGGAAACGATAACTATTCCACAAGCAGATAATAAAGAAATGACAAGTAGTGAACGAGCACCGAGTATACTTAACCTGTTTGCCTGCAAATGCCCAAGATGTAGAAAAGGGGATATGTTCCAGGATAAGAACCCGTGGCACTTAAAGAACACGATGAAGATGAATAAGGAGTGCCCGGTATGTGAGCAGCCTTTAGATATTGAAGTAGGCTTTTATTTCGGCTCTAGTTATGTTAGCTATGCTTTCACCGTTGCCTTTAGTGTTTTCACATTTGTTGCCTGGTGGTTTACCATTGGTTTTTCTCTTTATGATGACCGGATAATTTATTGGTTGGCAGTAAATGCGTTTTTGCTGGTTGCAGCACAACCCTACTTCATGCGGGTAGCAAGAACAGGATGGTTAGCCTTCTTTGTGCGCTACGATAAAAACTGGTGCACCAAACCGCCTCAACCATTAGAGAGAACGAACAAAGACCAGGAAAACAACTGGTAG